Genomic segment of candidate division KSB1 bacterium:
CTGCAATTGCTGAGATTGTCACTTCATTCACAGCCTCAACTTTCACAGCCTCTTCAGGGCCAAACCGGTACTGCTTACCCACTTTGGCACGGGCGGATTTCCAGGCACGAAACGTCAGCGTGATCGAACCGTTGCGGATTCCTTCATGAAATTTTGTTTTGA
This window contains:
- a CDS encoding ASCH domain-containing protein: MLFKTKFHEGIRNGSITLTFRAWKSARAKVGKQYRFGPEEAVKVEAVNEVTISAIA